A stretch of the Gammaproteobacteria bacterium genome encodes the following:
- the rplL gene encoding 50S ribosomal subunit protein L12 → MAVSKQEILETIGNMTVMEIVDLIAAMEAKFGVSAAAAVVASPAGAAEPAAPVEEQTEFNVVMTSFGANKVGVIKVVRVLTGLGLKEAKELVEGVPSTVKEAIPKDEAANVKKQLEEAGATVEIK, encoded by the coding sequence ATGGCCGTGTCCAAACAAGAGATCCTGGAAACCATCGGCAATATGACCGTTATGGAGATCGTGGATTTGATCGCCGCCATGGAGGCGAAATTCGGTGTATCCGCCGCTGCTGCGGTGGTTGCTTCTCCAGCTGGGGCCGCTGAACCTGCTGCTCCCGTTGAGGAGCAAACCGAGTTCAACGTGGTAATGACCAGCTTTGGCGCTAATAAAGTAGGCGTCATCAAGGTCGTTCGTGTATTGACTGGCTTAGGTTTGAAAGAGGCTAAGGAATTGGTGGAAGGCGTTCCCTCGACCGTTAAGGAAGCTATTCCCAAGGACGAGGCTGCCAATGTCAAAAAACAGCTTGAAGAAGCAGGCGCTACGGTCGAAATAAAATAA
- the rplJ gene encoding 50S ribosomal subunit protein L10 — translation MFYVIHPLVLTDGGELLVALNLEGKKVIVEEVAMVASHAYSCIAAEYSGLSVEAMTKLRSEARKKGIYVRVVRNTLARRALVGTDFACMNDQLVGPLVLAFSQEDPGSVARVMGDFAKANNKLIIKVVSFSGRLLDPADLKVLANMPTREQALAILMGLLKAPITNFVRTLAEPSAKLVRTIAAIRDQKQDIAA, via the coding sequence GTGTTTTACGTTATACACCCTCTTGTACTGACCGATGGAGGTGAATTGCTCGTGGCATTGAACCTCGAAGGCAAGAAAGTAATCGTGGAAGAGGTGGCGATGGTCGCGTCGCACGCCTATTCCTGTATAGCGGCAGAATATAGTGGCCTATCCGTTGAGGCCATGACCAAACTACGATCTGAAGCTCGTAAAAAGGGTATCTATGTTCGGGTGGTACGTAATACACTCGCGCGTCGTGCTCTAGTAGGGACGGATTTTGCTTGCATGAATGATCAGCTGGTCGGTCCTTTGGTATTGGCGTTTTCCCAAGAAGATCCCGGAAGCGTCGCTCGAGTGATGGGAGATTTCGCCAAGGCCAATAATAAGTTGATTATCAAAGTAGTATCCTTCAGTGGACGACTGCTGGATCCTGCGGATCTTAAGGTATTGGCGAACATGCCTACTCGTGAGCAGGCTTTGGCCATACTCATGGGTTTGCTTAAGGCACCTATTACTAATTTCGTTCGGACCCTGGCAGAACCTTCAGCGAAACTGGTACGTACCATTGCTGCTATACGCGATCAAAAACAAGACATAGCTGCCTGA